The following are encoded together in the Ovis aries strain OAR_USU_Benz2616 breed Rambouillet chromosome 15, ARS-UI_Ramb_v3.0, whole genome shotgun sequence genome:
- the RPL27A gene encoding large ribosomal subunit protein uL15 — MPSRLRKTRKLRGHVSHGHGRIGKHRKHPGGRGNAGGMHHHRINFDKYHPGYFGKVGMRHYHLKRNQSFCPTVNLDKLWTLVSEQTRVNAAKNKTGAAPIIDVVRSGYYKVLGKGKLPKQPVIVKAKFFSRRAEEKIKSVGGACVLVA, encoded by the exons ATG CCATCCAGACTAAGGAAGACCCGGAAACTTAGGGGCCACGTGAGCCACGGCCACGGCCGCATCG GCAAACACCGGAAACACCCGGGAGGCCGAGGTAATGCTGGTGGCATGCATCATCATAGGATCAACTTCGACAAATA TCACCCAGGGTACTTTGGGAAAGTTGGTATGAGGCATTACCACTTAAAGAGGAACCAGAGTTTCTGCCCGACTGTCAATCTTGATAAATTGTGGACCTTGGTTAGTGAGCAGACACGAGTAAATGCTGCCAAGAACAAGACAGGAGCTGCTCCTATCATCGATGTGGTTCGATCA gGTTACTACAAAGTTCTGGGGAAAGGAAAGCTCCCAAAGCAGCCTGTCATCGTGAAGGCCAAATTCTTCAGTAGAAGAGCTGAGGAGAAGATTAAGAGTGTAGGTGGGGCTTGTGTCCTGGTGGCTTGA